TACGCTGACGCGGAAGATCAAGGAGCTCGGTCTGGACGCATCGGCCTGACGGGCCCCGCAGTCCAACGAGGTTGTGCACCTGAATCGGACGCCAGCCCCGGCGGTGAGTAGGGCGGTCGTTTGGCCAGCCGACGATGGATGGCGGGCGTGCGGTTCTCAGGAGCTCGCCGGTGTCCGGGCGGGATGGCGCTTCCTTTTTAAGTACGGGTCACAGTGGCCTTGGCTGCGCACAGTGGCGCACAAAACAGACGGCCCGCCGGAGGCGGGCCGTCATGCGTGCCGAAGCGGTGGGTGGTCGGTCAGATCATTACGCGCAACTGCACGAAGACGCCGGTCGCCGGGTAGTTTCCACCAGCACAGCCGCCAGCACAGAACACGGTGCCGGTGCCGCCGACGCCGTCGTCGAGTTCACGGTCGAGGCGCGCGGCAACATCGCCGGGAACATTTTCCAATGCAACCCAAATACCGGTCCGTGTGCCGTGCGTCCCACTGTAAGCGCCCTGCACACGACCTCCGTAGGCGTGATTGGGGTTGGCATTGGCACCCTGCTGCGTGGGGTCGCCGGAGATCAGGTTGGCATAGCGCAGCTGCTGCCAGAGCCGGCAGGACTCCTCCGCCGCCGTCGCACAGGTGTTCCCGTCGACCCGCCCATTACCATTACCACCGCGCGCCGCCGGGTTCACCTGTGTTCGGGCAGCGGCAGTTGTCATGTCGCCT
This portion of the Gammaproteobacteria bacterium genome encodes:
- a CDS encoding prepilin-type N-terminal cleavage/methylation domain-containing protein; protein product: MNKHQSGFTLVEIAIVLVIIGLLLGGVLKGQEMIANAKFKNLQSDVQSYAAAIYSFQDRFGALPGDMTTAAARTQVNPAARGGNGNGRVDGNTCATAAEESCRLWQQLRYANLISGDPTQQGANANPNHAYGGRVQGAYSGTHGTRTGIWVALENVPGDVAARLDRELDDGVGGTGTVFCAGGCAGGNYPATGVFVQLRVMI